Proteins found in one Nocardia brasiliensis ATCC 700358 genomic segment:
- the aztD gene encoding zinc metallochaperone AztD codes for MHIWSRTAKPVALFGIVAALVAVSGCGTDDSKDAATPAPGAEPIAVTYDGGIYVLDATSLAKTGEARLEGFNRLNPAGNNRHLLVSVKDGFRVFDAVTAEFTGTEFPAAKPGHVVRHAGRTVLFADGSGEVTSFDPAALGVGKPATETYRAAAPHHGVAVELANKDLVVTVGTEEKRVGAVALDKQRKEIARNEDCPGVHGEAAAKDEAVVIGCQTGALVFRNGAFTKVAAPTPYGRIGNAAGSDLSSIVLADYKQDKDAELERPQQVSLIDTVSGTLRLVDLGTSYTFRSLARGPLGEALVLGTDGRLHVIDPVAGTVTRSIPVLSPWQEPLKWQEARPALFARNGMAYVSDPATKQVHRVDLATGAVAATVTLPAAPNELSGVVGH; via the coding sequence ATGCATATATGGTCACGCACCGCCAAGCCGGTCGCCCTGTTCGGAATCGTGGCCGCGCTCGTCGCGGTAAGCGGTTGCGGCACTGATGATTCGAAGGACGCCGCGACGCCCGCGCCGGGTGCCGAACCGATCGCGGTCACCTACGACGGCGGCATCTACGTCCTGGACGCGACATCGCTGGCGAAGACGGGCGAGGCGCGCCTGGAGGGATTCAACCGGCTCAACCCGGCCGGGAACAACCGGCATCTGCTGGTGTCGGTCAAGGACGGATTCCGGGTTTTCGACGCGGTGACCGCCGAGTTCACCGGGACCGAATTCCCCGCCGCCAAGCCGGGACACGTGGTGCGGCACGCTGGTCGCACCGTGCTGTTCGCCGACGGCAGCGGCGAGGTCACCAGCTTCGACCCCGCCGCGCTCGGCGTCGGCAAGCCGGCCACCGAAACGTATCGCGCTGCCGCACCGCATCACGGGGTGGCGGTGGAACTGGCGAACAAGGACCTGGTCGTCACGGTCGGTACCGAGGAAAAGCGGGTCGGCGCCGTGGCATTGGACAAGCAGCGCAAGGAAATCGCCCGCAACGAGGACTGCCCCGGCGTGCACGGTGAGGCGGCCGCCAAGGACGAGGCGGTCGTGATCGGTTGTCAGACAGGCGCTCTCGTGTTCCGCAACGGTGCTTTCACCAAGGTGGCCGCCCCCACCCCGTACGGCCGGATCGGCAATGCCGCGGGCAGCGATCTCTCATCGATCGTGCTCGCCGACTACAAACAGGACAAGGACGCCGAACTGGAGCGGCCGCAACAGGTTTCGCTCATCGACACGGTGTCGGGCACATTGCGGCTGGTCGATCTCGGCACCAGCTACACCTTCCGGTCCCTGGCGCGCGGACCACTCGGCGAGGCGCTGGTTCTGGGTACCGACGGCCGCCTGCACGTCATCGATCCCGTCGCAGGCACCGTCACCCGGTCGATTCCGGTGCTTTCGCCCTGGCAGGAACCGCTGAAGTGGCAGGAGGCGCGTCCCGCCCTGTTCGCCCGCAACGGCATGGCCTACGTGTCGGACCCCGCGACCAAACAGGTCCACCGAGTGGATCTCGCCACCGGTGCGGTGGCGGCCACCGTCACATTGCCCGCCGCCCCGAACGAACTGAGCGGAGTCGTCGGCCACTGA
- a CDS encoding erythromycin esterase family protein, with protein MHRHERGRRRWGLVALVLGTLVLAGTPTAAADPSRSLIGWLGRHAVPLDHVDPAGPGDDLGYLRRSIGDAQIVGLGESAHGAAEELGLKHRTVRVLVEQLGFRSLAFEEQWTTGLQVNEYLRTGHGDLDAIMNQLGGQWQTQEVAHLLRWLRDFNTGRVDKVQFTGVEYYATGPAAYDGVEAYLAAADPERLAEFREHLRAIRPSTTDIYDHISWYQQVPDKALYLEHARRVLHLVAAAPHRSGDAAHELALQHARQIVSFYEHYSLPAADGLVYRDARAAENLRWWRESTGDKVAYWAASAHTANAPELRIAAPPEPDWRFAATGSYLRRWFGRQYVSIGFTFDHGDVSLGAGKTAHLPRPAADWFEQPLGEVPLDQFVLDLRRTAASAPVRRWLEGPIKTRGLAHAGAGSFIDGGSPIQWFDLIVHRQEITPAVSIALPR; from the coding sequence ATGCATCGACACGAACGCGGCCGTCGGCGGTGGGGACTGGTCGCCCTCGTCCTCGGCACCCTGGTGCTGGCGGGAACGCCTACGGCGGCCGCGGATCCATCCCGGTCCCTCATCGGTTGGCTCGGACGGCACGCGGTCCCGCTCGACCACGTGGATCCCGCCGGGCCCGGAGACGATCTGGGGTACCTGCGCAGGTCGATCGGAGACGCGCAGATAGTGGGGTTGGGGGAGTCGGCACATGGTGCGGCAGAGGAACTCGGGCTTAAGCACCGCACTGTGCGCGTGCTGGTCGAACAGCTCGGATTCCGTTCTCTCGCCTTCGAAGAGCAGTGGACGACGGGACTGCAGGTCAACGAGTACCTTCGCACCGGCCACGGTGATCTGGACGCGATCATGAATCAGCTGGGCGGACAGTGGCAGACGCAGGAGGTCGCGCACCTGCTGCGGTGGTTGCGTGATTTCAATACCGGGCGCGTCGACAAGGTGCAGTTCACCGGGGTCGAGTATTACGCGACGGGTCCGGCGGCCTATGACGGCGTCGAGGCCTACCTTGCCGCCGCCGATCCGGAGCGGCTCGCCGAGTTTCGAGAGCACCTGCGAGCGATCCGGCCGAGCACCACGGACATTTACGACCACATCAGCTGGTATCAGCAGGTGCCGGACAAAGCGCTCTACCTCGAGCACGCTCGTCGCGTGCTCCACCTGGTCGCCGCCGCGCCGCACCGATCGGGGGACGCGGCGCATGAATTGGCTCTTCAGCACGCGCGGCAGATCGTCTCCTTCTACGAGCACTACAGCCTGCCGGCGGCCGACGGCCTGGTGTACCGGGACGCCCGTGCAGCCGAAAACCTCAGGTGGTGGCGTGAATCCACCGGCGACAAAGTCGCCTATTGGGCGGCGAGCGCGCACACGGCGAACGCTCCTGAGCTGCGGATCGCCGCACCTCCCGAGCCGGACTGGCGTTTCGCCGCCACCGGGTCGTATCTGCGCCGGTGGTTCGGCCGACAGTACGTGTCGATCGGTTTCACCTTCGACCACGGTGACGTCAGTCTCGGGGCAGGTAAAACCGCACATCTGCCGCGACCTGCCGCGGACTGGTTCGAACAACCGCTGGGCGAGGTGCCGCTCGACCAGTTCGTGCTGGATCTGCGCCGGACCGCCGCGTCCGCTCCGGTCCGGCGCTGGCTCGAAGGTCCCATCAAGACGCGCGGCCTTGCGCACGCGGGCGCCGGTTCCTTCATCGACGGTGGCAGCCCGATCCAATGGTTCGACCTGATCGTCCATCGCCAGGAAATAACTCCTGCGGTGTCTATCGCGTTGCCGCGCTAG
- a CDS encoding DUF899 domain-containing protein — protein MTEKTATALPPVVDRQTWQAALDDLRAREKAATRELDAIAAQRRRLPMVELPDYTLIGPDGPIRLVDVFDGRSQLIVYNHMWSDGAEWQCGGCTGLTSQYVRLDLLDNYDARFVVVTNGPIEEALTYRTKVGNQMDWYSSSESSFGADVDAPPGGGFGVNVFLRDGDKVFRTWHTNGRGTEQLSYTFALVDILPWGRQEEWQDSPDGWPQSPTYAKWLDSPDVARLYGPNRDA, from the coding sequence ATGACTGAAAAGACCGCCACCGCCTTACCCCCCGTCGTCGACCGGCAGACCTGGCAGGCCGCGCTCGATGACCTGCGAGCGCGAGAGAAGGCCGCGACTCGTGAACTCGACGCCATCGCCGCGCAGCGCCGCCGCCTGCCGATGGTCGAACTCCCGGATTACACGCTGATCGGCCCGGACGGCCCGATCCGGCTGGTCGACGTGTTCGACGGACGGTCCCAGCTGATCGTCTACAACCACATGTGGTCCGACGGCGCGGAGTGGCAGTGCGGCGGCTGCACCGGGCTCACCTCGCAGTACGTCCGCCTGGATCTGCTGGACAACTACGACGCGCGCTTCGTCGTCGTCACCAACGGACCCATCGAAGAAGCGCTGACCTACCGGACCAAGGTCGGCAACCAGATGGACTGGTACTCCTCCTCGGAGAGCTCGTTCGGCGCCGACGTGGACGCACCGCCCGGCGGGGGCTTCGGCGTGAACGTCTTCCTGCGCGACGGCGACAAGGTCTTTCGCACCTGGCACACCAACGGCCGCGGCACCGAGCAGCTCAGCTATACCTTCGCGCTGGTCGACATCCTGCCGTGGGGCCGCCAGGAGGAATGGCAGGATTCCCCGGACGGCTGGCCCCAGTCCCCCACCTACGCCAAGTGGCTCGACTCCCCCGATGTCGCCCGGCTCTACGGACCGAACCGAGACGCCTAG
- a CDS encoding GlsB/YeaQ/YmgE family stress response membrane protein — translation MLGLGIIGWIIIGGLAGWIASKIMKTDAQQGILLNIVVGIVGGLLGGFLLKLFGVDVEGGGLWFSFFTCLGGAVILLFLVGLVTGRRGAMR, via the coding sequence ATGCTCGGACTCGGCATCATCGGTTGGATCATCATCGGCGGACTGGCGGGCTGGATCGCCAGCAAAATCATGAAAACCGATGCACAGCAGGGCATCCTGCTGAACATCGTGGTCGGCATCGTCGGCGGCCTGCTCGGTGGCTTCCTGCTGAAGCTGTTCGGGGTCGACGTCGAAGGCGGCGGCCTGTGGTTCAGCTTCTTCACCTGCCTCGGCGGCGCGGTGATCTTGCTGTTCCTGGTCGGGCTCGTCACCGGCCGCCGTGGCGCTATGCGCTGA
- a CDS encoding MarR family winged helix-turn-helix transcriptional regulator, whose protein sequence is MDDGLADLLHRVASLVDKATRRRMDDCGLSHRQLRLLTALQDIEPVTQHRLAQALAVSDPAISRALRPLEAAGLVQVDVDPAHKRRRLVSTTEAGRDTVHATRHPYAAELDADFPYETYLHDTAALAEFLEPARRPTD, encoded by the coding sequence ATGGACGACGGACTCGCGGACTTGCTGCACCGCGTCGCCTCCCTGGTCGATAAAGCGACCCGACGGCGCATGGACGACTGTGGGTTGAGCCACCGTCAGCTGCGGCTGCTCACGGCGTTGCAGGACATCGAACCGGTGACCCAGCATCGGCTCGCACAGGCACTGGCGGTGTCCGATCCTGCGATCAGCCGGGCGCTGCGCCCGCTGGAAGCAGCCGGGCTGGTGCAGGTCGACGTCGACCCCGCGCACAAACGACGACGCCTGGTCAGCACCACCGAAGCAGGCCGCGACACCGTCCACGCCACCCGCCACCCCTACGCCGCCGAACTGGACGCCGACTTTCCCTACGAGACCTACCTGCACGACACCGCCGCGCTGGCGGAATTCCTCGAACCGGCCCGCCGGCCGACCGACTGA
- a CDS encoding TMEM175 family protein, giving the protein MDKHSGAGVPEPGWPPHRIGAFVDAVLAIAITLLVIELERPKHDDVTDAAALADFLWHERSSFVALLVAFFLLWSVWRRHHVLIYQVERVDRYTLAAHAPMLLFAALLPFVTAVFGGASGNPLAVCLFAGVAAALFASEAVVKDIAAHKAVLAEQITTDDLRVNADGSYAVAATFAVTAALAWLTPDVWVVWLFAPLGATFGGRIISRVRGLTLS; this is encoded by the coding sequence ATGGACAAGCACAGCGGCGCGGGCGTCCCCGAGCCGGGGTGGCCGCCGCATCGGATCGGCGCCTTCGTCGACGCCGTACTCGCCATCGCGATCACCCTGCTGGTGATCGAGTTGGAGCGGCCGAAGCACGATGACGTGACCGACGCCGCCGCGCTGGCCGACTTCCTCTGGCACGAGCGGTCTTCCTTCGTGGCGCTGCTGGTGGCGTTCTTCCTGCTGTGGTCGGTGTGGCGGCGCCACCATGTGCTGATCTATCAGGTGGAACGCGTGGATCGGTACACGCTGGCCGCGCACGCGCCGATGCTGCTGTTCGCGGCGCTGCTGCCGTTCGTCACCGCGGTGTTCGGCGGCGCGTCCGGCAACCCGCTCGCCGTCTGCCTGTTCGCGGGCGTGGCCGCGGCACTGTTCGCCAGCGAGGCGGTGGTGAAGGATATCGCGGCCCACAAGGCCGTTCTGGCCGAGCAGATCACCACCGACGATCTCCGCGTGAACGCGGACGGGTCATACGCTGTGGCAGCGACTTTCGCCGTCACCGCCGCGCTGGCCTGGCTCACCCCCGACGTATGGGTGGTTTGGCTTTTCGCGCCGCTCGGCGCCACCTTCGGTGGCCGCATCATCAGCCGGGTCCGCGGCCTGACCCTGTCGTGA
- a CDS encoding serine hydrolase domain-containing protein, translated as MRRPAEILGTVCAVSALLLCACGTAEHPVADAPDYAGVQPILDRVTTADGAPGVLLGVRAAHGRTVLASGVANLATAAPMDGTSRFRIGSMTKMFVATVVLQLVGEGRVALDAPVEEYLPGVVQGNGNNGRDITVRQLLQHTSGLPDYLDHIPLEQVLKDPLRHYDPLELVQIGSAHPPLFPPGSDWAYSNTNYVLAGMIIERVTGRAPREAVEQRIIAPLGLDDTTVPGDEPGIPGTHPRGYGRHGGADPLDLTEMNPSIASSAGGMISSAADLNKFLDALVNGQLLPAPEREAMMTTRPLGNAHNDAYGLGLQSTPLPCGGLYWGHDGAIFGSQTFGATTTDGRSVTVMANLYPGETDAQEADIRTALETALCASTPTKPQP; from the coding sequence ATGCGCAGGCCCGCTGAGATTCTCGGCACCGTATGCGCGGTGTCCGCACTGCTGCTGTGTGCGTGCGGAACCGCGGAGCATCCGGTGGCCGACGCGCCGGACTACGCCGGCGTGCAGCCGATCCTGGACCGTGTGACCACCGCGGACGGCGCGCCGGGCGTGCTGCTCGGCGTGCGCGCCGCCCACGGTCGAACGGTGCTGGCCAGCGGTGTCGCGAACCTCGCGACCGCCGCGCCCATGGACGGCACGAGCCGGTTTCGCATCGGCAGCATGACCAAGATGTTCGTCGCCACCGTCGTGCTGCAACTCGTAGGCGAAGGGCGGGTGGCCCTCGACGCGCCGGTCGAGGAGTACCTGCCCGGCGTCGTCCAGGGCAACGGCAACAACGGGCGGGACATCACGGTGCGCCAGCTGCTCCAGCACACCAGTGGGCTGCCCGACTATCTGGACCACATACCCCTGGAGCAGGTTCTGAAAGATCCGCTGCGACATTACGATCCGCTGGAACTGGTGCAGATCGGCTCGGCTCATCCGCCCCTGTTCCCGCCGGGATCGGACTGGGCGTACTCGAACACGAATTACGTGCTGGCGGGGATGATCATCGAGCGGGTCACCGGCCGGGCTCCCCGAGAAGCGGTCGAACAGCGCATCATCGCGCCGCTCGGCCTCGATGACACCACCGTCCCCGGTGACGAGCCCGGCATTCCGGGCACCCATCCGCGCGGTTACGGTCGGCACGGCGGCGCCGATCCCCTCGACCTGACCGAGATGAATCCCTCGATCGCGAGTTCGGCCGGCGGGATGATTTCCAGCGCAGCGGATCTGAACAAGTTTCTCGATGCCCTCGTCAACGGTCAGCTGCTGCCCGCGCCGGAACGTGAAGCGATGATGACGACCCGGCCGCTCGGCAATGCCCACAACGACGCTTACGGCCTGGGCCTGCAAAGCACTCCGTTGCCGTGCGGCGGCCTGTACTGGGGCCACGACGGCGCCATCTTCGGCTCCCAGACCTTCGGCGCCACCACCACCGACGGCCGCAGCGTCACCGTCATGGCCAACCTCTACCCCGGCGAAACCGACGCCCAGGAAGCAGACATCCGCACCGCCCTCGAAACGGCCCTCTGCGCGAGCACCCCCACCAAACCTCAACCCTGA
- a CDS encoding carboxymuconolactone decarboxylase family protein — translation MTSVVDPQEYIDDMARERGYVLDYHKVMAKQDFEVLKAANGLVGAAYLDQRELDRQTKELIFIVSLTVMRASKGHIQSHIRVALELGVTPRAILEAIEISLPEAGIVAFQAGFDAWREVVGAEGLEPTVAVFQGGTGS, via the coding sequence GTGACCAGCGTTGTGGACCCGCAGGAATACATCGACGACATGGCTCGGGAGCGCGGGTACGTTCTCGACTATCACAAGGTGATGGCCAAGCAGGATTTCGAGGTGCTGAAGGCGGCGAACGGGCTGGTCGGGGCGGCCTATCTGGACCAGCGGGAGCTGGATCGGCAGACGAAGGAACTCATCTTCATCGTCAGTCTCACGGTGATGCGGGCGTCGAAAGGCCATATCCAGAGCCATATCCGGGTCGCGCTCGAGCTGGGCGTCACGCCGCGTGCGATTCTCGAGGCGATCGAGATCAGCTTGCCGGAAGCGGGCATCGTCGCCTTCCAGGCCGGCTTCGACGCCTGGCGTGAGGTGGTCGGAGCGGAGGGGCTGGAGCCGACGGTCGCGGTTTTCCAGGGCGGCACGGGTTCTTAG
- a CDS encoding NAD(P)-dependent oxidoreductase: MADTVAFVGLGTMGQPMVRNLARSVPVAVYDSNPDAVDAAAGDDHVTPLAGLGDGVGADVVILMLPDSSIVERVLGDPGDPASFAGRLRPGTLVIDMGSSAPRATRQLSAGLAQRAIALVDAPVSGGPRKAATAELTIMAGGRAEDYERALPLLRAMGASVTHVGAVGSAHALKALNNLLSAIGLVGALEVLTVGTKFGLDPRIMLDVINRSTGRNQSTEVKIGPEVLDGRFQVGFSLPLTVKDISTALDLATSLDLSPEVSQACVRFCQAALAGLGAGNPDQSEMARYLADLTGVDLAKHPVLP, encoded by the coding sequence ATGGCCGATACCGTGGCCTTCGTCGGTTTGGGCACGATGGGTCAGCCGATGGTGCGCAACCTCGCGCGATCCGTGCCGGTGGCGGTGTACGACTCGAACCCGGATGCGGTCGACGCGGCCGCGGGTGATGACCACGTGACGCCACTGGCCGGTCTGGGCGACGGTGTCGGTGCCGACGTCGTGATTCTTATGCTGCCCGACAGTTCGATCGTAGAGCGGGTACTCGGCGATCCGGGCGACCCGGCGAGTTTCGCGGGGCGTTTGCGTCCGGGCACGCTGGTCATCGATATGGGTTCCTCGGCGCCCAGGGCGACCCGGCAGTTGTCCGCGGGGTTGGCGCAGCGGGCGATCGCGCTGGTCGACGCGCCGGTGTCCGGCGGTCCACGCAAGGCGGCGACGGCCGAGCTGACGATCATGGCCGGTGGCCGAGCGGAGGACTACGAGCGGGCGCTTCCGCTGCTGCGCGCGATGGGCGCCTCGGTGACCCATGTCGGCGCCGTCGGTTCGGCGCACGCCTTGAAGGCGCTCAACAATCTGCTGTCGGCGATCGGACTGGTCGGCGCGCTCGAAGTGCTCACCGTGGGAACCAAATTCGGCCTCGATCCGCGGATCATGCTCGACGTGATCAACCGGTCGACCGGGCGGAATCAGTCGACGGAGGTCAAGATCGGGCCCGAGGTGCTGGACGGGCGCTTCCAGGTGGGGTTCTCCCTTCCGCTGACCGTCAAGGACATCAGTACGGCCCTCGATCTGGCCACCTCGCTGGACCTGTCGCCGGAGGTGTCGCAAGCGTGCGTGCGGTTCTGTCAGGCCGCGCTCGCGGGTCTCGGCGCGGGGAACCCGGACCAATCCGAGATGGCGCGCTATCTCGCGGACCTGACCGGCGTCGACCTGGCAAAGCATCCGGTATTACCGTGA
- a CDS encoding GntR family transcriptional regulator, translating into MTGQRVQRVAAPLRAQVLDALRQDILAAEEFKPGDRLIEARLCARYEVSRTVVREVLRQLESEGLVTMLPNRGPVVTELTAFDAKALYEVRGALEGLAGALFAERATPEQRERMGQVVDELSRAYEGADLARRLAMKDEFYDVLIAGAVNPIIDSTLRGIHARVQMLRGLTMQTPGRGPETVCEITAIYEAAALRGDAVAARAACEVHVRNAAATALRELAARRQREVPAG; encoded by the coding sequence GTGACAGGGCAACGGGTGCAGCGGGTCGCCGCACCGCTGCGCGCGCAGGTGCTCGACGCGCTGCGCCAGGATATTTTGGCAGCGGAGGAGTTCAAGCCGGGTGACCGGCTGATCGAGGCGCGATTGTGTGCGCGATACGAGGTCTCGCGGACGGTTGTCCGTGAAGTGTTGCGCCAGTTGGAGTCCGAAGGACTCGTGACCATGCTGCCCAACCGCGGCCCGGTCGTCACCGAGTTGACGGCCTTCGACGCCAAGGCGTTGTACGAGGTGCGCGGAGCGCTGGAAGGTCTGGCCGGGGCGCTGTTCGCCGAGCGGGCCACCCCGGAACAGCGCGAGCGGATGGGGCAGGTCGTCGACGAACTCTCCCGTGCCTACGAGGGGGCCGATCTGGCACGCCGACTGGCGATGAAGGACGAGTTCTACGACGTCCTCATCGCCGGCGCGGTGAACCCCATCATCGATTCGACGTTGCGCGGCATCCACGCTCGCGTGCAGATGCTGCGCGGACTCACCATGCAGACGCCGGGGCGCGGCCCCGAAACCGTCTGCGAGATCACCGCCATCTACGAGGCCGCCGCCCTGCGCGGTGATGCCGTGGCCGCTCGTGCGGCATGTGAGGTCCACGTGCGCAACGCCGCCGCCACCGCGCTGCGCGAATTGGCCGCGCGAAGGCAGCGCGAAGTGCCCGCAGGCTGA
- a CDS encoding alpha/beta fold hydrolase — MTNPVAVRAEIHRRDDTTIRYTVTGPQDGPTIAFIHGWGCDRSDFDTITQFLPGHLRVLAIDLAEHGESRSTRDVWTIEEFARDVAAVLEALSVRDCVVAGHSLGGAVAVETARLLPNSVSRVIALEALHYLSLFPAQDDEQAAAVMQPFRDDFAAAMVGMVAAGSPDGTDPAVQDGYVAKMSAVRQPAGLHALEGLLAWDMDAALRAAEQPITLFAVRSIIAQEAIDRYGDRIEIVLVDLGSHHFHVESPEATAGLVADVVDG; from the coding sequence ATGACGAACCCTGTTGCCGTACGCGCCGAGATCCACCGTCGCGACGATACGACGATCCGGTACACGGTGACCGGCCCGCAGGACGGGCCGACGATTGCTTTCATCCACGGATGGGGTTGTGACCGTTCGGATTTCGACACGATCACCCAATTCCTCCCCGGCCACCTGCGCGTCCTTGCGATCGATCTCGCCGAGCACGGGGAATCACGGTCCACCCGCGACGTGTGGACCATCGAAGAGTTCGCCCGCGATGTCGCCGCCGTACTGGAAGCGCTGTCCGTGCGCGACTGCGTCGTGGCCGGGCACTCGCTCGGCGGCGCGGTGGCGGTGGAAACCGCACGGCTACTGCCGAATTCGGTCTCGCGCGTGATCGCCCTGGAAGCCCTGCACTACCTTTCACTGTTTCCCGCGCAGGACGACGAGCAGGCCGCCGCCGTGATGCAGCCGTTCCGTGACGATTTCGCCGCGGCGATGGTGGGCATGGTGGCGGCCGGCTCGCCGGACGGCACCGATCCCGCGGTGCAGGACGGCTACGTCGCCAAGATGTCGGCGGTGCGGCAACCGGCGGGTCTGCACGCTCTCGAGGGGTTGCTGGCCTGGGACATGGACGCGGCCCTGCGCGCCGCCGAACAGCCGATCACCCTGTTCGCGGTGCGTTCGATCATCGCCCAGGAAGCCATCGACCGCTACGGCGACCGGATCGAAATCGTGCTCGTCGATCTGGGCAGTCACCACTTCCACGTCGAATCACCCGAAGCCACTGCCGGGCTGGTGGCCGACGTGGTCGACGGATAA
- a CDS encoding NADH:flavin oxidoreductase/NADH oxidase encodes MSSIVSGTRSDVELRPLRLREVTIPNRLWMSPMAQYAAGADGKPTDWHLVHYGARAVGGVGLIMVESAAVGPLHRTTAADLGIWNEEQAAEHRRLTSFIAERGAIPGIQLLAAGRKGSHRVPWDGEGQNGPVGVTEGGWALIAPSAIPFGDLSMPRAADHAEIDEVVEAFAQAARMADLAGYQVVEIHASHGYILHQFLSPLSNNRTDEYGGSLVNRMRLPLRVAREVRAAFPADKPVFVRITATDWIEGGISVDEAITFAKELAAVGIDLLDVTSGVLVRDLQARPPADDGVNVAFAHALREASGLAVAPVGQIAELALASEIIATGRADAVLMGRALLRDPYFALRSRPHDRAAWPQRYHRAL; translated from the coding sequence GTGAGTTCGATAGTGTCCGGAACGCGATCCGACGTGGAGTTACGCCCGCTGCGACTTCGGGAAGTCACGATCCCCAACCGGCTGTGGATGTCCCCGATGGCCCAGTACGCCGCCGGGGCGGACGGCAAACCCACCGACTGGCACCTGGTGCATTACGGCGCACGGGCCGTCGGCGGCGTCGGTTTGATCATGGTCGAGTCCGCGGCGGTGGGACCGCTGCATCGCACCACCGCCGCGGACCTCGGCATCTGGAACGAGGAGCAGGCGGCCGAGCACCGGCGGCTGACTTCGTTCATCGCCGAACGCGGCGCGATACCCGGCATCCAGCTCCTGGCCGCGGGCCGGAAGGGGTCGCACCGCGTGCCCTGGGACGGCGAAGGGCAGAACGGCCCCGTGGGCGTGACCGAGGGTGGCTGGGCGTTGATCGCGCCGTCAGCGATTCCGTTCGGCGATCTGAGTATGCCGCGCGCAGCCGATCACGCCGAGATCGACGAGGTGGTCGAGGCGTTCGCACAGGCGGCGCGGATGGCCGATCTGGCGGGGTATCAGGTCGTGGAGATCCATGCCTCGCACGGCTATATCCTGCACCAATTCCTGTCTCCGCTGTCGAACAATCGGACCGACGAATACGGCGGCAGCCTGGTGAACCGGATGCGCCTGCCGCTTCGGGTCGCTCGCGAGGTCCGGGCCGCCTTCCCCGCGGACAAGCCCGTCTTCGTTCGCATCACCGCCACCGACTGGATCGAGGGCGGCATCTCCGTCGACGAAGCGATTACGTTCGCCAAGGAGCTGGCGGCAGTGGGCATCGACCTGCTCGACGTCACCTCCGGTGTGCTGGTGCGCGACCTGCAGGCGCGACCGCCCGCGGACGACGGCGTCAACGTCGCCTTCGCACACGCGTTGCGGGAAGCGTCCGGACTCGCGGTCGCCCCGGTCGGGCAGATCGCCGAGCTGGCGCTGGCGAGCGAGATCATCGCGACCGGCCGCGCGGACGCGGTGCTGATGGGACGTGCGCTGCTGCGCGATCCGTACTTCGCGCTGCGCAGTCGTCCGCACGATCGAGCGGCTTGGCCGCAGCGATACCACCGTGCCTTGTAG
- a CDS encoding IclR family transcriptional regulator encodes MDSTEGAPDSPVQDVPSSSVRTMNSVLSTLRVFEEVAQRQPVGVSELARATQIPKSSVQRCLVTLQQAGWLKIVDSDRARWGVTTKVLTLGLRSAGEQDLRKVAAPIVKRLAAETDETVLLGVRDGDEYVIVAREDTTQPVRVFQEIGARVPLRATSAGVAIMALLDDGEIDDLLRTELTEFAEAEVAPAAEIRQEIAETAKRGYALHGSSSWYRPHVASIGAAITDAAGHPIAGLTLPVPQMRYNRTQEKTFAPLVTAAAAEISRLISAG; translated from the coding sequence ATGGACAGCACCGAGGGCGCCCCCGACTCCCCCGTACAGGACGTGCCGAGCAGCAGCGTCCGGACGATGAACAGCGTGCTCAGCACCCTGCGCGTCTTCGAAGAAGTAGCTCAGCGCCAGCCCGTCGGGGTCTCGGAACTCGCCCGCGCGACGCAGATTCCGAAGAGCTCCGTGCAGCGGTGCCTGGTAACGCTGCAGCAGGCCGGCTGGCTGAAAATCGTGGACTCCGACCGTGCCCGCTGGGGCGTCACGACGAAGGTCCTGACCCTCGGACTGCGCAGCGCCGGCGAACAGGATCTCCGGAAAGTGGCCGCGCCCATCGTCAAACGACTCGCCGCCGAAACGGACGAAACCGTGCTCCTCGGCGTGCGCGACGGCGACGAGTACGTCATCGTGGCCCGCGAGGACACGACCCAGCCCGTGCGGGTATTCCAGGAGATCGGCGCGCGAGTGCCACTGCGCGCGACCTCGGCGGGCGTGGCGATCATGGCGTTACTCGACGACGGCGAGATCGACGATCTGCTCCGGACCGAGCTGACGGAATTCGCCGAGGCCGAGGTGGCGCCCGCCGCGGAAATCCGGCAGGAGATCGCCGAGACCGCGAAACGCGGGTACGCACTGCATGGTTCGTCGTCGTGGTATCGCCCGCACGTGGCCTCGATCGGCGCGGCCATCACGGACGCGGCCGGCCATCCCATCGCCGGACTCACCCTGCCGGTGCCGCAGATGCGCTACAACCGGACCCAGGAGAAGACCTTCGCACCGCTGGTGACCGCGGCCGCGGCCGAGATAAGCCGGCTGATCTCGGCCGGTTGA